In the Hordeum vulgare subsp. vulgare chromosome 7H, MorexV3_pseudomolecules_assembly, whole genome shotgun sequence genome, one interval contains:
- the LOC123408736 gene encoding uncharacterized protein LOC123408736, translating to MYIKIETIRLDWYSKPENQKVIRADFYQGLVDTVVAGESRGDRIGKRIVLPRTFPGGDRDMQRRFLDAMAIVQRSGKPDYFITMTCNPYWEEITEELLPGQMPQDRPDLVARVYSAKQRDMMDLLTKGKHFREVATYVHVIEFQK from the exons ATGTATATTAAGATTGAGACTATACGGCTTGACTGGTACTCAAAGCCGGAAAATCAGAAGGTCATCCGCGCTGACTTCTACCAG GGTCTTGTTGACACCGTCGTTGCCGGTGAGTCACGCGGTGATCGAATTGGCAAAAGAATCGTGCTTCCACGGACATTTCCTGGTGGTGATCGTGACATGCAGCGAAGGTTCTTGGATGCTATGGCAATAGTGCAGCGGTCGGGTAAACCCGATTATTTCATCACGATGACTTGCAATCCATATTGGGAGGAGATAACCGAGGAACTGTTGCCTGGACAAATGCCGCAGGACCGTCCAGACCTGGTGGCAAGAGTATACAGTGCTAAACAGCGAGATATGATGGACTTACTAACTAAGGGGAAGCATTTTAGAGAAGTCGCAACCTATGTACATGTCATCGAGTTTCAAAAGTGA